The proteins below come from a single Chrysoperla carnea chromosome 1, inChrCarn1.1, whole genome shotgun sequence genomic window:
- the LOC123292249 gene encoding larval cuticle protein A2B-like, with translation MASLSVSELNKLSEILVYNLVLLSTTNTPGIVRTRIIDDSSEQKVQYNFRYAVEDPVNNVFNDHWEHRIGDFVKGGYSLLDPDGKIRTVLYEVDGKRGFRAYIRRKKPGPYFYTTRILKKHYTPFVLRKPVGRITVDQLDRN, from the exons ATGGCCTCGCTATCTGTGAGTGAATTAAACAAGTTATCTGAAATCTTAGTTTATAac TTAGTTTTATTATCTACAACCAATACTCCTGGAATAGTAAGAACAAGAATTATTGATGATTCATCTGAACAAAAg gtTCAATACAACTTCAGATATGCTGTAGAAGATCCCgttaataatgtatttaatgATCACTGGGAACATCGTATAGGTGATTTTGTAAAAGGTGGTTATAGTTTGTTGGATCCTGATGGAAAAATTCGTACTGTTTTGTATGAAGTGGATGGAAAACGAGGATTTCGCGCTTATATTAGACGTAAAAAGCCAG gtccatatttttatacaacaagGATATTAAAGAAACATTATACACCATTTGTGTTACGAAAACCCGTTGGCAGAATAACAGTCGATCAACTTGATCGAAACTAG